The DNA segment GTGTATTCGGACATATATGCAGTGACCCAATTTATTTACTTGGCAAGCAATCATCCAGAATATATCCAGTGTCCCAAGTTGCCTATGTATATTCACACTATATTCCGTGTGCCAGCGACAAGGAACACCAAACCCCGTGAAAAAGGCGAACAAAGCTTCGCTTAGAATGTTAGTATGGTCAACTCACCCAGTGAAGTGGTAAAATACAGTGTTATTAGATTTATGTAGAGATTTTCCATAGTTTTCGACGCTCCGCAAAGTTCTCCGGGCGTCGACCACACTGCCGTGCTTGACCGAAAGTGGATATTTCTAGAAAAATGTTCAGTTTCCGCAAAAGTTTCAGAAATGCCACATTTCCACTATTCTACAACTGTCTTGGTGGAACCTCAATATTCATACGCGTATAAATTGTTTATGTTTGTCGGCGAACGTCTTTAACTGGcctatccccttcagtcacgaattgcGGTCGAGTGttgataaatgtatgaaattaaCATACTTTCAGATCCTTGGAGACTCCATAAGAACTAAGTGAAGGGGTAGAATGATGATTTGGGCATTTTATGGTAAGTCATCATACAGAGTAAATACATATATAAATATTGCACCATCACTTATGTTACGTTTCTTTACAAAATGAATCGAATCACGCGTTCGAATTACATGCTCCAGTTAATCATTGGTGGTAAGGATTGCGAGAAAGGAAATATAATTTTGCAATGGCTACCTAAGCCCCCCACGTGAACCATCACGTCAAACATGGTAGTACCTTCATCAAACGATTGTCTGTAGCGGTAGGTTTCACCGAGAAATAAAATGAAGATGCTTTACGGAAGCAAAATGTTCAATATCCACTAAGATTTACGTTCGTGGTATATTGCTTACCACCGCTCCACAGAGATGGCAAGAATACGTTGCGCAAACAAATGTCTAAGTGATTGAAGGGGCTATCTCTGTCAGAATGTTACCTCTCGGTGCTATAGGCACCTTCATGGGTCGGAACTTTCTCGATTTTTGCTGCTAGTATTGAAGCGAAACAATTTTGCCTGTAATTAGATTGCATGCACCACGTGGAAGTGGTGTACACTCTAGAACGTACGTGAGCTCCAGGAATTAGGTTGGTGTGTACCATGGTGAGGTAATTAAGCCGACGCGGCTGACCAGCAGATCACATTTCAATGATCGCCAACTGTGCCCGCCACTGCCGTGCtttgagtgtcacttgcttttcTGAGCACAGATTCTCTCAATAAAAAGGAGGTCACAGTTACTGTTGACCGACAGTTACTGTCCGATTCGTCCATATCACTACAACATGACGATATGTTTTTTGTTCGGATGACCTTTCGGGTCATCACAGCCCTTTCACATGGAACAATTGTTCTCGTAATTGTTACTATTATTCTTTGTGCAAGGTAGAGCTGCAATTCAGCCAGTTTTTATCTGAAACTTAAGAATCAAACATTGATACTCCTTTGAAAAGCTATGCTGGTTTGGTAAATTCTGCTTCCTCTGCTGGTTTACGCACTTTCGACTGACACAAGTTTCTCGTACTCTCCCAgtcaataaataaacaaattaaactttgttATTTACCTGTTATATCATTCGCATTATTGGGGTACAATGTTCCAGTGAAAGTAATGCGCCTTCAGCCATTTATTTTTACTAGACCAGAAACATTTCTCTTCAGGCATTCTTACATTTTTATACCACTGTGCATGGTGTGTGTAAATGTATGCTGTTATAGGGCGTACATTTCTATATTTGGTGCTTGAGCACAACCAAGTGCGGACACAAATCTATTGGTTGAAAACATTTAGAACGCTTGTGTTCGGAGATACTTGTTGCTGAACTTGACAATCAGTGCGCTAAATTTACATACAGATGCGCAAGTGTCGACAATACAACTAAAAGTCTTATGATGTAGGCGGTATATAAGTTGATTAGATGAAATACGCTAGTCAAGAAATCAGGCGCAGCAAATAACTTCAACACTCCTGTTCCGAGCTAGCAAAAATATAGCAGAATTCTGCCTTTCTGAAACAATAAACGACGTGATATGCTGCATTTGTCATCATttattaaggcggaagccttagaTCTATGTGTTTCAacgtcgctgtgaggtacagaaaaagtgagcgagctcgcctcgcgctcgtgctactgctcgcgcgttcgtagtattcttccacagctggctcttaCGCCGctaaaaataaaggggaagcggaatgcagcaataatgcaaCATAGACGACTTTTGTGCTGCAGTGCTTATGAGGcggtgcatggaatctggaaagaagtaatggcgccagcgctaacgtttgcaaatgcAATACTGTGCTAGCGTTCCCATACTTCCAATCGCGCTAGGAAAGGGCAAAAGTGGCGCTATGGAGAAGAAGGGAAAGGGCAACGGtagcgctggggaggaggagtgAAATATAAGCACCAGCGTAGTAGGGGCTTGGAGGGCAAGCACGGTGGTGGCGCTGCGGAGGAGGAGTGATATGTCAGCGGCGGCGCTCGTAGgacgttctggaaacggcggccgcgcgctcgcgcgccttgtatacgtcgccgcgtgggcCCAGAGCTTCATTCCTCATCGCTGTGGTTCCAACTATGCTTTCGCcgtcacattcttagaaagttctaagcattcCCCGTAATTTTATGTTCAACCATTTATATAAGACAAGGACTCTGGAAGTATAAAAAAATTTGAGGTATTTTCAAATACGATTGTTTTTGAATACCTAATAAAAATGTTTACCACAACCACGGTATTACCTAAGGTAATTCAGGCTGAGGTTCGAATCGCACCGCGGgacgctcttcttcttctttttttttttattcgcggagctgtttaggccgaccgttagtccgagtagagcaaaaagaaaatgcgggccgatcctggcggtagtgcagaaaggctccaagcgcaatggtacatacaactgtgaactagcgaaggtgtttaagcctagcccaaatacgtggcgaataccttgcCACACCGCAGTATTatgcgatagctaatcaatagctaatcaaacaataatcagtaaattccgcaaaatgctggggatgacttggcagtgcttagcctagcccaaatacgtggccaataccttgcgatagccaatcaatagctaataaataaaccaccaataatcaattaattctggaaaatgctgggcatcacttggtagtgctaattgccgatcagctccactgtttctttagctttgcgccGCTAGTGCGCGCTACGCAAACTTTTTAAGTTAATACGAATCTACTCGGTGAGAATCCGACCAGCGACCGACCGACCCAGGTGAAACTATGGAATGGCAGGCAAAGACAGCTTCTCGTTAAAACAAAAGGCGCAATTTTCGACTGGGACCTTGCCCTCATGTCATTTTGTGCATGTAGTACCAGGGTGCCAGTGCAGACGAAAACGAGTGAAAGCAGCGCATCGGTGTGATAACTATCTCCAACTCCACTTATATTCGACAGATCCGAAGTGTATTTGTAGCAGGATATTTCTAAGATGACATCCTTTATTAGTGAGAACATTGTATGATGAGGCGGAAGAGTGTTTCAGGACCCCTTCAGTTAGAAAAAACGATTCAATCTCTGAAGGTCCTAAGTTTGAAAGCGTTGCTGAAAAGCAGTGAACAATAGATGAAGCGCGGGAGCAATCGATTTAAGTACTGTCGTAATAAATGAAAACAATTTTTGTTACTTTTCGTTCTCCTTCGTATTTTTTCCTGCGTACACGTTATATTATTGGCAATGCAACTCTCAAACAGATATTTATATCACTTTTATCAAACTTACCCTAACACTTGAGATGATGATTTTTATGAATATTGAATGCTTCTTTAAGTAATTTTGCACCTGAAATAAGTAAATATATGTTATTATAATTCCGTTCTTTACAATGCATGACCATAAACAGTAACCTGCACTCAGTAGAGCTGAGCCAATATGTCAAATAAGTGGCCTTCGCCGACTGTTTCACGCGTTTTAACAATATGTTGTCCATTCCCCTATCAACCCTTCACCCTGCATTTAGGCCATGTTTCATGTctatcttttatttattttttgtgaaGTAGTCTTTCTTGTGGAATACCAACACTGCGGAAGTTGATGTCCTGTGCAGCTGAGCATCACTAAAGGCGCCCTTCCTGCAGAAGTATGTAAATTATCGGAGGAAGAAGAAGTTCTCCGAGGCGCTGGCCCTGTTATTTGCTGCTCGCCTTTTACTTCAGTTGTACTATTTGTTTACATTGTGCCTGGACTTCATTACTCAGAAATTGAGTGAGAAGAAGTGTAGCGACCTACGAGCCCATTGGAACCAGGTACGAAGCCTTCACTACCTTCTCCGCCGGAGTGTCTCCAACCGCTACGGCGGTAGGCAGCCGAGAACGGCGGCACGAGCCCTATGACCGCCAGCGTGTTTTGAGGCACATGAGTGCAACGCAGGAGCGCGTCCAAGATTCTGCCAACGTGCATCATGCGAATGATATCATCAGGCCAGCACGGCTAGTCCTTGAACATCAAAGTGCTGATGGCCCGCCTCCGGTGACCATGGTGGAACCCAGCGAAGGTGAGAGCAAGAGACCTCGTCTTGAGGAAACTCACAATCAAGATAACGACAATACTTCAAACTATGACCTAAGCGATTATGAAGACATTGAGTGTGATGAAGCACCTTTCACATCTGTgacctacaaaaagaaaagaagtgaagGAATCCCAGTGGTATTCCGACCGTCAGAAGAAGGACACAATTTTTGGCAAGTGAATCCAAATCGTGTTTCCTCAGAAATTGTGTCGGCGGCAAAGGAAAAAGTGCAGTCGTTCCGAGTAAACAGAGACGGCAGTTTCTCAGTGTCTGTTGCCTCAGTGGCATCGGCGAAAAACCTGCTTTTACTACAGGAAGTAGCAGGACTACAAGTTAAGCCCTACATCCCGGCTTCGTACACTCGAAATGTCGGGAAGATTCGTCATGTACCACATCAATACACTGAAGGACAactgctcgagtttttgaaagATTTTGGAGTAATATCAGTCCGCCGCCAAGCAAGATACTATCGTCTGGAGGATGGTACAGTTAAATCCCGCTCTTTATACAGTGTAATCCTTCACTTCAGAGATGACAAGCCTATGCCTCAGAGAATCCACTTGGGTTTCGCCAGCCATCCGGTGGAAGAGTACCTTGGTCCTGCGTTGAGGTGTTATAATTGTCAGAGGTTTGGACACCTGGCAAAAAACTGTCGCGGATCACGTCGATGTAAAATCTGCTCCGAGAACCATGAGCACACTGAATGCAAGTCTGTACGACAGCCTAAATGTGCAAATTGTGCGGGTAACCATACGGCTTCCTTCTCAGGATGTCCACAGAATAAGGCCGCATCCATGCTACGCAAACATGAACTAATTCATGGGAAGCAACCACGACACAAGGAGCCTCTTCCGAATCTTGATGCAGTAAGCCCAGCGAAAAATCGTCAGTttacagcaactgaacagaaaTCAAAACAACCATCGTATGCGTCGGCATTAAAGCAATCAGCTGGGCAAGAGTCCCAGAGACAGCGGAGTCATCATTCCGCTACCGCCACTGAAGACCACACGTCACAACAATATCAGCGACCTAAGCTTGGACAACCTCAGCGATCCTCTCAGGGCACTCCTCAGCGATCCTCTCAGAACACCCCTCAGCGATCATCGCAAACGGCGGCCGGAAGATCGACATTCCAGGATAACACCGCGTCACTCAGTGTTGGACAGATGATTCTACCTATGCTGCTTGCTGCAATTAGagcaattgtcaaagctctaccTCAGGCGAACAAGCTTCCAGAGGTAAAGGCACTGTTGTCTATGGAGCCATTAATGAATCAACTATCCACATCAGTGCTACCGGATGGCAATTATGAATAGTCGTTACGAAAATGTCGTAATATTTCAGTGGAACGCTAATAGCCTTCGATCCAAATCTGCTGATTTTCGCAAGTTAGTTGCACAATACAGCTTCCCTGTATTGTGCATACAAGAGGCTGGTGTACGGGATGATTTTCGTATCTCTAATTACATAATATATAAATCGTCTCGTCCATCGGGAAACAGTAGAACAATGCTCTGCGTTCGAAAAGATTTGCCCTCTCACCTTATTCAATCAAGCAGTTCGgattttcctgaatatgttgccTGCAAAGTATATCTCGCTAAAAAATGTATAACAATCGTAAGCATATACCTGCAAGCATCGAGACGTATTACGACTGATGATTTGATTCATATTTTTAGCATCACAAGATCAAATATTTTCATATGtggtgactttaacgcacacaacgTAACATGGGGGAGTAACCACTGTGATGCACGTGGGAATATCGTTCAATGCGCCGCGGAAATATGCAATCTGTCAGTATTGAATGATGGATCTGTGACATTTATGCGTGGATATCGCTATGCCAGTTGTATAGACGTAACACTATGCTCTAATGATCTTGTTACCGATACTGGGCGGACAACAGACGCAGAAACacgtggaagtgatcacttcccaattcTTATATCACATCCACGGTTAAAAAGCACTGCGAAACGAAGATACGTGGATATAACAAATTGGCAGCTCTTTCGTCAACACTTATCCAGTCGAGTAGATCGTGAAACTGACGTAGAGACACTCACATCAGTtatacaagaaacaatgaaattgtgtacgaaacaagtgcccattcctgatgaatacacatcagttgatggagaatatgaacacttgagagctataagaagaagagcagaaagagcttaccgccgcagtggaaataTAGAAGCGTATAGAAATTCGCAGCAAGTCCACTCAGTCATGCGAAGACGACTACAAAAATTAGGGAAAAAAGATGGCGTGAATATTGCAATACGTTGTCTCCCCTGACGCCAGTTCCTCGAATATGGATGACTATTCGTGTATTAAGCGGCCCTGCTGTTCAAACAcaaccatttcgtgctctctcaatagccagggatacttcagaattagagattgctgaagaattctgcAAGATTATAACTAGAACAAGCATTTCTATTACTTTTCCTGAGTTTCAAAATTCAgttaaaatggcaaaacaaaaaatttttgcgtgttttcagtcacagcatgtgcaattagactatgaattctctatgattgagctaaaatgtgcacttgcgtcttgtaagacaaagactgctgcaggtccagattccattacatacagtatgttgcaaaacatgggacctaatggtcgattggcacttttgcagttactgaatgacttgtggaaaaaggagtatgtccctgactcttggaaaacagcacgtgtgatacctatattgaagcctggtaaaactcctttatctcttgagtcttttcgtcctgtgagcctgacgagctgtctgtgcaaggtcatggagaaaatgattgacactaggctgcaatggtggtgtgagcaaacagaagtacttccagatcacatgacaggatttcgaaggcggcgatgcaccatggatgcaattttggatatcgtcacctatgttgaacatgaacgagctaagggaaatgtcacaatagcggtttttttagacattaagcgagccttcgacacagtcagtcatgctcatatattgtgtggtctgctagaactgggagtctctggaaggacgctacggtggatatccaacttcttgaatggcagatcaatatttattcaaacaagcgaaggaaaaagttcctctcataatcttattcaaggagtcccacaaggcagtgtcttaagcccgtttctctttaattgtgtaatggcggatttaccacggagacttccacctgcactacactactctatatatgcggatgatgtttgtatttgggcctctggttcatgtgctagccttgttcaatcaactttgcaggaaggcctaaacattgtggacaaattcttaaaagaaagaggaatggagctgtcttacagtaagacggctgtgctaccatttaccagaggatgcctaaaagactttcagctgtgccttaaggggcaacgtttagacatagtaaaacaacacaaatttctgtgggttatactagacagacaactttcttgcaatgctcacattaaagcactcgaagaacaaataaactcaacaataaatgttcttcgccgcatagcaggcacgacatggggagggtcggtttcttctctactgaaagtgcataatgcacttataaagcaaaaaatagcttattcttcacctgttctgcatggaatctcccgttcatctgaagagcgacttcaacggttaataggctaggagccttagagtatgcttaggtgttccccgagcaacctcaagttccttagtaattgcagaggcacgtcatcctccattcccaattatgaggacggttgaaacctgtcgacactactttcgcgtttcagtgcagcacaaaaggcacccactagcaattacacttattgagagagacagggcgaacatcaatactgtgattcaggtgcaaaaaaatctactaccacacaacgaattttggatctcagatatttcctaccctccatggcgacttgtcgccccaaaaattgaactttcggttgacggaattattcgcaaacgagacatgtttatgctagcagcccaacaactggcgctgtaccagatatactttcgctaccctggatatattcaagcgtatacagacggttcttgtcaaacaaattcttctacagctgcctttgtcattccagaatggaacagaatacagacgtttaaactttctctaacgacatcatcaactacagcagagctttttgctatattgtctgtgttacgatacataaattcaacgcaaaaagggaaccaatgggtcatcctctgtgactcacaagcagctttgtcgtcacttcgtggtggcatcagcaattcccaaaacatggcgttagtttatgagacactaaaggaactCACAAAAGCACGTGAAAAaactcgcacaataatgttccaatggatacctgggcactgcaatatccctgggaatgttgcagcagacatggctgctagacaagcgcatattaataccgacacacacggtctccctctaacgcaaggagaattgcgacacatactaagacagatctcagtccgtggttgcaaagcggcatggtttgatcagaactcgaaatcttcagatttatttcacattgaccctgcacttcaattcaaaatcccgtccacattaaatacaaccagagccttcgaaacactcattcaccgtctgcggctcggtaccgcgtacacaaaacattttctacaaaaaatatcaagagctgatagtccggaatgtacttgtggccacgcggatgaggatgtgcagcatcttctgttagaatgtccgcgacacgatacacacagacaacgtttagcacgttatttagagacattagaccgcaggcccttcagcctcaggaagatattaggtccttggccaacatattcgttgcaaagacgagcgttaatggccctccaaagatttctagaagcgagcaatattctcggaaactattgaaaagagtgtttatctgtgataaactcactctatggtcaattcgacacctgggttGATGTAGTTTCttttgaatcgaatccatgctatcttatgtgccgtgattttagtataattacgtgaccggacttcgtgattactttagtgcagctatgtgactgaactttgtgtgccctttttctgagtggactttcagtttcaGTGTGACATTAgtatacttatgtgactggattttgtgtttaacttaatgcgcctttgtgaactgaactttgtgttgctgtgtttctgagttgactttcagtattagtgtggtattagtgcacttattgaatggactttgtgttattgtgatttggagttgacatttaattttaatgcgttcATTCTTCTTTCATTCAGGCTCattcttattttttctttcatacctctatgtgaaaaggagtagccggcgccaattaaaggcgccaacatctcctaaataccatataataaaaaaaaatggttcaaGAACACATGCTAAAGAATCAATACAATGCATGTTCCAATGCCATACGCCGTGCATTATAATACTACAGCATTCCGATACATTCTCTGAGTACATGCGTTTTTATAGGTATTTTACCACGAAACGCGACGGGGCTTAGACAATGCGTTTAACCCCCAGCCGCACCACCTTCATAAACAGATATCAACTAGACTCGCTACTGAAGAAAGTCTCTTTATCGAAAACTGATTGCTCACGCATTTCTGAGAACGTTTGGTCCAACCAGTATTAAACGAAAAACAGCAATATTTGCTGCCCATTCTATTGCGCCAGCTATCGTGTCACTATATCGTATTATAAGTGAACCTGCAATTTCTTGTGTGTTTACAAGCTAAGGCTAAAACTTACGTTTCGGATAATTTCAAAAATTTGGGAATATCTGAGAAACATCTCGCCACTGGGACTCACCCGACGCACCCAACAAATAGAACACGCTGATTCTTTAATAAACTAAAAGGCTAAATTGACAAAGGGGAGAAGCTACAGAGTTATGCAGGATAAATTACTAATTAGAAAATTGTCAACTCACGGGTTATGGCGTGAGTGAGGTGACTTTAGTTTCCTGGTGAGAGCAAGGCATATTTGCTTTTTTTGTGCTAGGAATATTTTTCATTAGTTACAGAAATGCGTTGATTGTGTAATCACCTTTTCAAACAGTTCGTCAAAATGTTTCTCTACAATTGTATTGTAATGAGCATTGCCAAGTTTCGTCATGTATGCGTTGGTGTACACTGAATCGTAGGTGATATGAGCATACAAAGATACACCTTTGCCGATGCGTTGTCCTCTCATGGTTGCTGCAACATAGAGAACAATAGCCAAGGTTGACGGGCAAATTCAGAAAACATTAGCACAGAGCGCACACCATGATTCGTAAGTTTGCAGGTATCCAAACGTAAAACTCAGTATGTGCTCGCGTTGGATGTATCATCATTTTGGCCGGAAAGAGGGAAATACGGCCATGGGTTTGCCTGAAGCACTATTAAAATGTTAGTCAGGTAAGTGCACGGTGTTGCCGGTTACTGGAACAGAGCTATGTAATCTTTGGCGAACCGACACAGCACACGGACCAAAAGGCGTGCCGTCATTTTGTAAGTGAACTAATGCCTAGCAGTGCTGTGAAACCGCTACTTCGTAGATCGTTATTGGTGTAATGGGAGCGCCCTTATTGATACAGCAAAGAACGCCAAAGGAGACAAAGTCGAGCACCCCGAAACCGATCCCATCAGGTTCTACCTGCGGCTCTTAACGTTcggaaaagaacaaaagaaatggTTTGAAGTAGTTCGGTTGCTCTTCGGATCTGTTCAGTGGAGTACAAAAGACATTTCCCAAATTCTTCTAGTCATTTAGCTACCAAGCCCTAGCTGTACTCGTTCGAGGTTTTCGTCCCAATATCAGCTAATTCAATCCGTACTTGTCAAGGCCACAACTGTTATTAAGAGTTGTGGCCTTGACAAGTATATCTCATCGATCAGTTGACCTTCAACTTCCTTGaccgaaaaccgtgtcgtcgaagcgaaatcgtacacgatgacaaCTCGGTGTTCTAATTTACTTACTACGTCAACCTGACACTGTGGCTTACCCTGTATGCaaatgctcacgcaacaattttgatggtgtgcgggtcaccgtcgtcatcgttttctatcagtaagcaagcaacgcttgTGCGACAATTATGATGGTGCGCGGGTGAAGCAACGATCACGCAACAAtgttgatggtgcgcgggtcacagTCATCACCGTAGacagagttaattcaggcactcgaacccatgacctccaGCGGGAGTccaaccctcgagcttatgtgggagtcgaacacaccgcctttggcgttaaggcgaagttagttaagacacagttaattatTACAGAATGCACTCGaccccacgacctttggtgttaattagggtgcGGTTAATTAAGTCATAGTTAATGAAGATAGCATTTATTATGGAACTCAAGCTCGctacctttggtcggaaaaaacaagtattaagaagtaacaacgcattggaataagaatgtcaagtaatttattgAATCCTTCTTGAGTGCGCAGGCTTTTACCTTTACCCTTTTTTTTgcatatgctaaagtgactgccaaTTGTTGCTTG comes from the Dermacentor silvarum isolate Dsil-2018 chromosome 9, BIME_Dsil_1.4, whole genome shotgun sequence genome and includes:
- the LOC125940130 gene encoding uncharacterized protein LOC125940130 isoform X1 yields the protein MRGQRIGKGVSLYAHITYDSVYTNAYMTKLGNAHYNTIVEKHFDELFEKVQNYLKKHSIFIKIIISSVRKYPLSVKHGSVVDARRTLRSVENYGKSLHKSNNTVFYHFTGSTRLFHSRPSHIRFTVGQGDFETNGTFCTEHISATVIRRFPKSEVYWVTVKSTAMICGSEHFVSFTPKDINKMKQAFSQCPKPETEKPHVITTEASSLPGC